The Anopheles marshallii chromosome X, idAnoMarsDA_429_01, whole genome shotgun sequence genome includes a window with the following:
- the LOC128710893 gene encoding uncharacterized protein LOC128710893 has product MDRALDTSCQEVVELPEQQATTSANPSGRRVSVVEEPPKDGDVSPAILPQDLEVRRRRIELQKKQLKLENARKELEIVLREIELEEEISDRSSQVSTYVAKTAAWLQETSRVGTTPLSRHHDDDINNGDSGHPPVTPIGTAGAWVTRRAPAPLRYDGGMVDDARGHQPLTPATTRCPPEYDTTWAADQAAAQEREYAQWRRAVEDSIKMHREGRLERHFKQDKNPGPNSTMAPNPGMQVRVSRLTPSQEEARRSIPKDLPVFSGDVGQWGLFYATYQRSTVLCGFSDDENLIRLQKALRGPALESVDHIMLLPDGLAKVMEILCTEYGRPDLIVDDLVEKVRRLPPVRTERLETLAAFGKMVRKMCATIEVSGLQDYDCNVTLLRELVTKLPAERRLEWARYKLKLSRETIREFDKWFSEIAVDASAASKTFEPTTRPETSRPLPVRKAHAHVNVHNTTRKTYCALCHDSCRTLADCARFMEMTVRERRSHIQGRKLCVTCLGTHRGTCFVRTRCGTDGCSETHHKLLHYTEQKPLSRKNTQTTHSLNSHVGNDNNTLFRYVPVVVHGEKTAITTFAFLDEGSSATFVDRRLIDELGIEGTLNLLCFKWTDDTQRDESDSREVQLRISGVHQGAVVFDIRKAHTLRDLSLPAQTLSIGKLVELYPHLKGLPIVPYTNATPRILIGVNDIHLGKPLRCVEGSFNEPIAAKTRLGWTVSGPCYTPASVSTTAYHNFHLCTCNGKSDQKLNMALKEYFSLDSIGVSVSSKLVSKEEERATKLLNTGTRLLEDRYETCLLWKYDDVRLPCSREMALKRHACLKRKCDKNPELARAINNKMHEYAEKGYIQRVPEEEIMERKDRDWYLPIFPVYNPNKPGKLRMVFDAAAQVHGVSLNTFLLTGPDQLVGLVQVLYKFRENRIAITGDIREMFFQVRMNPVDQRSQMIFWDDGSKQNGEPSVYAVSVMTFGAACSPAGAHFVKNLHADRFAERFPRAAECIKYEHYVDDLLASVETVDEAVALAENVRFVHSKGGFEIRNWLSNAKEVVDKLRWGANNNICIDMSSNQDTEKVLGMWWNTADDTFTFRINPRIDEKLLAGSRSPSRREVLSTLMMIYDPLGLIGHFLMFLKVLLQDLCRSGIHWDKIIEGEAARKWLRWVGLLPELEKLTIGRCYRTLTSANKSNVQLHVFTDASQSGMAAVAYLRFEENGVVECALIGSKTRVAPLKLLSIPRLELQAAVIGARFADHITKTHRLKIDRRMFWTDSRNVVSWIRSDHRRFSTFVAFRVSELFEITNTNEWRWLSTKVNVADDGTKWQGDPDLTSSSRWFRGPEFLWEAEEKWPINNNDPGETSEEIRKSVSHHAVVNIIVDFTHFSRWKKLLRTVGYIHRYIGNLQRRVGREEEVGGPLTQEELFAAERSLYIWVQLDGFAADIRRLSSGAKQKHPWKRVIGPDSSLYKLSPEIDERGILRMRGRLNNYTPLGASLGKPIILPRRHPVTDLIIRDFHERYCHQSHSTVVGQLRTRYYIPKVLVEFNRVRRGCQHCKIRNAAPNPPLMGDIPRQRVAVSQRAFTYTGLDYFGPIFVVVGRHSEKRWGALFTCLTTRAVHLEVAHALTTASCILAIRRFIARRGSPREIISDRGTNFVGAAKELKVALKDVDENALKLRFSGPELKWKFNPPAAPHFGGSWERLVQSVKKILSGFDLPRLPTDEILISTLAEVEMMINSRPLTYVPLDEESDCPITPNHLLLGSPDGSKPAVCFDDSPTAIRTSWGAVQVNADIFWKRWIAEYLPTLTRRTKWFHPVPPIKVGDVVLIVDGNLPRNTWPMGRVLEVTRAKDDQVRRARVQTANGILERPATKIAVLDVGTAG; this is encoded by the coding sequence ATGGACAGAGCATTGGACACTAGCTGCCAGGAAGTCGTAGAGCTGCCGGAGCAGCAGGCGACCACATCGGCAAACCCGTCGGGAAGGCGTGTGAGCGTCGTGGAGGAACCACCGAAGGACGGGGATGTGTCACCCGCCATTCTACCCCAGGACCTGGAGGTAAGGAGAAGGCGAATCGAGCTGCAGAAAAAGCAGCTCAAACTAGAAAACGCCCGAAAGGAGCTGGAGATCGTGCTGCGCGAAATCGAGCTCGAAGAGGAAATTTCGGACCGTAGCAGCCAGGTAAGCACGTATGTAGCTAAAACGGCAGCCTGGTTGCAGGAAACGAGCCGCGTCGGAACGACGCCGTTGAGTCGTCACCATGACGACGATATTAATAATGGCGACTCGGGTCATCCACCGGTGACCCCAATTGGGACCGCGGGTGCGTGGGTAACACGCAGAGCTCCGGCACCGTTGCGGTACGATGGCGGGATGGTGGACGACGCCCGAGGTCATCAACCTTTGACCCCGGCAACAACCCGATGTCCACCGGAGTACGACACGACATGGGCAGCGGACCAAGCAGCGGCGCAAGAACGAGAGTACGCGCAGTGGAGGCGTGCGGTGGAAGACTCCATTAAAATGCACCGCGAAGGAAGGCTTGAACGGCATTTCAAGCAGGACAAAAATCCGGGGCCGAATTCGACAATGGCGCCGAATCCCGGGATGCAGGTTCGCGTGTCCCGTCTGACGCCAAGTCAAGAGGAAGCGCGGAGGTCAATCCCGAAGGATCTTCCAGTTTTCTCCGGAGACGTAGGGCAGTGGGGACTGTTCTACGCGACGTATCAGCGATCCACTGTTCTCTGTGGGTTTAGTGATGATGAGAACCTGATCCGCCTACAAAAGGCCCTACGGGGGCCAGCACTGGAGTCGGTCGACCACATCATGCTGCTACCGGATGGTCTGGCCAAAGTGATGGAGATTTTGTGCACTGAGTACGGTAGACCAGATCTCATAGTGGACGATCTGGTGGAAAAGGTGAGGAGGCTACCCCCCGTTCGGACCGAACGATTGGAGACGCTAGCCGCGTTTGGAAAAATGGTGCGGAAAATGTGCGCTACGATAGAGGTTTCGGGGCTGCAGGACTACGACTGCAACGTCACGTTACTAAGAGAACTGGTAACGAAGCTTCCCGCCGAGCGCAGGTTAGAGTGGGCTCGTTACAAGCTCAAACTGTCGCGGGAAACCATCAGGGAGTTCGACAAGTGGTTTTCAGAGATTGCGGTGGACGCGAGCGCCGCTTCGAAAACCTTCGAGCCAACGACGCGACCCGAAACATCACGGCCACTACCGGTAAGAAAAGCACACGCGCACGTTAACGTACACAACACTACGCGGAAAACATATTGTGCGCTGTGTCACGATTCCTGCCGCACACTGGCCGATTGTGCACGGTTTATGGAAATGACGGTGCGGGAGAGGCGATCGCACATTCAAGGGCGCAAACTATGTGTCACGTGCTTGGGAACACATAGGGGCACTTGCTTCGTAAGGACTCGATGTGGTACCGACGGTTGTTCGGAAACGCATCACAAACTGTTACATTACACGGAACAAAAACCACTATCACGCAAGAACACACAAACTACTCATTCACTGAACTCTCACGTTGGTAATGACAATAACACACTTTTCCGCTATGTTCCCGTTGTAGTGCACGGAGAGAAGACTGCCATAACAACATTTGCATTCTTAGATGAAGGGTCTTCGGCAACATTTGTTGATCGCAGGCTGATTGACGAATTGGGAATCGAGGGCACGTTGAACCTTTTGTGTTTCAAGTGGACGGACGATACACAGCGCGACGAATCCGATTCGAGGGAAGTTCAGCTGCGGATTTCGGGTGTGCACCAAGGAGCAGTGGTGTTCGACATTCGGAAGGCGCACACCTTGCGTGATCTCTCGCTGCCGGCGCAGACGTTATCGATCGGGAAGCTGGTGGAGTTATATCCACATCTGAAGGGACTCCCGATTGTTCCCTACACGAATGCAACACCACGTATCCTGATCGGCGTCAATGATATTCATCTGGGTAAGCCGCTGCGTTGCGTGGAAGGGAGTTTCAACGAGCCGATCGCCGCTAAGACGAGACTCGGGTGGACAGTGTCTGGTCCGTGCTACACACCTGCCTCCGTAAGTACTACGGCGTATCATAATTTCCATTTGTGTACCTGTAATGGGAAAAGCGATCAGAAGCTGAACATGGCGTTAAAGGAATACTTCTCTTTGGATTCGATTGGAGTAAGCGTTTCAAGTAAACTTGTTTCGAAGGAAGAAGAACGTGCGACCAAGTTGCTAAATACCGGAACGCGCCTGTTAGAAGACCGCTACGAAACATGTTTACTATGGAAGTATGATGATGTGCGCCTCCCATGCAGCCGCGAGATGGCTCTTAAACGTCACGCGTGCCTGAAAAGGAAATGTGACAAAAATCCGGAATTAGCGAGGGCGATCAACAATAAGATGCACGAGTATGCAGAGAAAGGGTACATTCAGCGCGTTCCGGAAGAAGAAATTATGGAGAGGAAGGATAGGGACTGGTACTTGCCGATTTTCCCAGTTTACAACCCTAATAAACCCGGGAAGTTGCGTATGGTGTTTGACGCCGCTGCGCAAGTGCATGGGGTGAGCTTAAACACATTCCTGCTTACCGGTCCGGACCAACTAGTGGGGCTTGTACAGGTGCTGTACAAATTTCGAGAGAATCGAATTGCCATAACTGGAGACATAcgagaaatgtttttccaggTACGCATGAATCCCGTTGATCAACGAAGCCAGATGATTTTCTGGGACGATGGCAGCAAGCAGAATGGAGAACCTAGCGTATATGCCGTTTCCGTGATGACTTTCGGCGCTGCTTGCTCGCCTGCGGGCGCTCACTTCGTAAAGAATCTCCACGCGGATAGATTTGCTGAACGCTTTCCCCGAGCAGCGGAATGTATCAAGTACGAGCATTATGTAGACGACTTGTTGGCGAGTGTCGAAACTGTCGATGAGGCAGTTGCTTTGGCGGAGAACGTGAGGTTCGTGCATTCGAAGGGCGGTTTCGAGATCCGGAATTGGTTGTCTAACGCGAAGGAAGTTGTGGACAAGCTACGGTGGGGAGCCAACAACAATATATGCATCGACATGAGCTCGAATCAAGACACCGAAAAAGTCTTAGGTATGTGGTGGAATACGGCTGATGATACATTTACCTTTCGTATAAATCCGCGTATCGACGAGAAGCTGTTGGCAGGTAGTAGATCACCATCAAGACGCGAAGTGCTAAGTACGCTTATGATGATCTACGATCCCTTGGGGCTTATTGGCCATTTCCTCATGTTCCTCAAGGTTCTCCTGCAGGATTTATGTAGATCCGGCATACACTGGGACAAAATAATCGAAGGTGAAGCTGCAAGGAAATGGTTAAGATGGGTTGGATTATTGCCGGAATTAGAGAAGCTGACAATCGGGAGGTGTTATCGAACCCTAACGTCAGCGAATAAATCAAACGTGCAACTACATGTTTTCACCGATGCGAGCCAGAGTGGGATGGCCGCGGTTGCTTACCTACGCTTCGAAGAGAATGGTGTTGTGGAGTGCGCCCTGATTGGATCTAAGACGCGGGTTGCTCCACTGAAGCTTCTGTCCATACCACGGCTGGAGCTTCAAGCAGCTGTAATAGGAGCACGTTTTGCGGACCATATCACCAAGACACATCGATTGAAGATCGACAGAAGGATGTTCTGGACGGATTCACGGAACGTTGTGAGCTGGATTAGGTCGGACCATAGGCGGTTTAGCACATTCGTCGCTTTCCGGGTGAGTGAATTGTTCGAAATAACAAACACTAATGAATGGCGATGGCTTTCCACTAAGGTCAACGTAGCAGATGACGGAACGAAATGGCAAGGAGATCCCGACCTGACCTCATCCAGCAGATGGTTTCGCGGGCCAGAGTTCCTGTGGGAGGCGGAGGAAAAGTGGCCAATTAATAACAACGATCCTGGTGAAACATCGGAGGAAATACGCAAGAGCGTATCACACCACGCTGTAGTCAACATTATAGTTGATTTCACCCACTTCTCGCGATGGAAGAAGTTGCTGCGAACGGTGGGCTACATTCACCGGTACATTGGGAACCTGCAACGACGAGTTGGGCGAGAAGAGGAAGTTGGAGGGCCGCTGACGCAGGAGGAGCTGTTTGCTGCGGAGCGGTCATTGTACATATGGGTACAGTTGGATGGATTTGCCGCTGACATCAGACGGCTGAGCAGTGGCGCGAAGCAGAAACATCCTTGGAAGAGAGTGATCGGACCAGATAGCTCGCTGTATAAATTATCTCCTGAAATCGACGAAAGAGGTATTTTAAGAATGCGGGGGAGGTTGAATAATTATACACCACTGGGTGCTTCACTGGGGAAGCCTATCATCTTACCTAGGCGACATCCCGTCACGGATCTAATCATCAGGGACTTCCACGAGCGATATTGCCATCAGAGCCATAGTACGGTGGTAGGCCAACTCCGAACACGGTATTACATTCCGAAGGTGCTGGTGGAGTTCAACCGGGTTCGACGTGGTTGCCAGCACTGCAAGATAAGAAATGCTGCACCAAATCCACCCTTAATGGGCGATATTCCCCGACAGAGAGTAGCAGTAAGCCAGCGAGCATTTACATACACTGGGCTGGATTACTTCGGACCAATTTTTGTGGTAGTGGGGCGGCACTCGGAGAAGCGCTGGGGAGCACTGTTCACCTGCCTCACGACGAGAGCAGTGCATTTAGAGGTAGCACACGCACTAACGACTGCTTCGTGTATTTTAGCGATTCGGCGGTTCATCGCAAGAAGAGGTTCCCCTCGGGAAATAATCAGCGACCGAGGCACTAATTTTGTTGGTGCGGCGAAAGAGCTTAAGGTCGCCTTGAAGGATGTAGACGAGAACGCGCTGAAGTTAAGATTCAGCGGTCCGGAGCTGAAGTGGAAGTTCAACCCGCCGGCGGCACCCCATTTCGGCGGAAGCTGGGAACGTCTCGTGCAGTCAGTGAAGAAAATCTTGAGCGGTTTTGATCTACCACGTCTCCCTACGGATGAAATCTTGATATCAACATTGGCTGAAGTGGAGATGATGATCAACTCTAGACCGCTGACCTACGTACCACTCGACGAGGAATCCGACTGCCCAATAACGCCAAACCACCTACTACTGGGAAGCCCCGACGGGAGTAAGCCGGCCGTCTGCTTCGACGATTCGCCGACAGCCATACGGACGTCTTGGGGTGCTGTACAAGTGAACGCGGATATCTTTTGGAAGCGGTGGATAGCGGAATATTTGCCAACACTCACACGCAGGACAAAATGGTTCCACCCGGTGCCACCGATCAAGGTGGGAGACGTAGTGTTGATTGTGGATGGGAACTTGCCTCGGAATACCTGGCCTATGGGACGCGTACTCGAGGTGACCCGCGCCAAGGATGATCAGGTTAGGCGGGCGAGAGTACAAACGGCCAATGGTATTTTGGAAAGACCAGCGACAAAAATTGCGGTTTTGGACGTGGGAACAGCAGGATAA